A part of Acropora palmata chromosome 6, jaAcrPala1.3, whole genome shotgun sequence genomic DNA contains:
- the LOC141883815 gene encoding von Willebrand factor A domain-containing protein 7-like isoform X2, which produces MAVFYAFVVSFALLYHFTAAFLPFIHLGPKAEASPTTLDHASITKFGLLQSMVSFFKENPQYILRGALGNTGDLSNIFISADSPNDTDKLFSNVKSAKHLQNAIKEIQASVAEVDTAPMRNVAATHFSEERIQEGFMRLQELRSSVITSMLRGMRHEHSRQLVGRYLHTMQDFYSHSNWVEIGNRVTAHDGLTNKEISIPVEPIAKSNQKNCIQCTLAKQKRKGCGNSSITEEITSGYQKGQKPENIVNCSHGEIPNKGGDKKLRGGMNKDSGSSPWSTKHRLHMMAAELAIEATKSFFDDLRSVIGDDRFARFLNLQAVRTLSLVIDDTGSMISEIMAVRKLSTDFALKSNNSINKTPFIFILVPFNDPEVGPVTITSDPDRVIKAVNSLSGDEGKDCPELGMMGLYQALLHSLQDSALYYFSDADAKDLDLVPVVLSLAKQKRVKLNFVLSGKCSYRRKRRSVPLTHVGLAGSQHVYQVLAAVTGGQVLHTRKSEMLFVMDLIGSQVSAGAASDLIEVILLDVRSDTKQEVRNVSYLIQADDTLRNVLIVLSAEGSPHITLFNPSETKPIKVKMTRNFDRAIHVTEVESFEGGPIEIRVWCNGPYSLQVTGRSALDFTYQLSSIDNADTNGAKTIQGDPVKGQTLLLNIAFTKPRLLSEVTFLSLVNTNGTVLESFSVQRGQGIDTNSFNVVFAPTVQRFRFLITAKTTGGKILQRIKPTEIRMETVELSFDDRSVNNFSRIFAGIPRKIPLKIKNVGSAQILTLKANDDLGFVQSVNPGRLVVAQNKTVQSTLIVKAPSDVIPGDTTTVTVYATQSNSQQPSNYMVFYVSVAVENSELFPPSCAVGKPAEKCDEVYDHPNCSHTIWTSNISVFKMGKGLPPTISTKAPRHGLLTVAPPLTERTLNSSVTAVFSSTCCHPSASIIVVDRFGNTGYCNITTVTPVINIKAQAESTEIDIFLGEKTKIQFAVTNLGTEGYFTLEISEDKHFTGYVTPLNVKLSHKESARGLLVLTGLSESRATKSSLVFTAVPHTKTTNTSHVKLLKINVTVGIKRPKQLPLGWNISSALSEDFVAIRYGSMQASAQLTLKNNGIAGTFDLKVSSSEFVLGKFAQDTVYLNTGEKVLVELILTAKKNLNIKETLLLGTVARREGTGGEKIKLQRLKIKILRRELESKSPTLKSSVPNRKVAIQPGSTLTVNFTVTNAGRDQQFFFKVSSPKSLECRVVPESAFIKENMTLSGKVIIISAIDAERGHMQVNVTALASAEQRSETSILSIAIYISETPLFPGEVADEIKEKDQSSGIIKIIAIAVGCLLLLILILFFICLCMKKRGSWTVWKDSKTPTKKDREKAGNKPQLV; this is translated from the exons ATGGCTGTTTTTTATGCTTTTGTGGTTTCCTTCGCGTTACTTTACCATTTTACGGCAGCCTTTTTGCCGTTCATTCACTTAGGGCCTAAAGCGGAAGCATCACCTACAACACTCGATCATGCAAGCATAACAAAATTTGGACTACTACAGAGTAtggtgtcatttttcaaagaaaatccTCAATACATCCTCCGCGGTGCCTTAGGTAATACTGGGGACTTATCAAACATTTTCATCTCAGCCGATAGTCCAAACGATACCGATAaacttttcagcaatgttAAATCTGCAAAGCATTTGCAGAACGCCATAAAAGAAATACAGGCTTCAGTTGCGGAAGTGGACACCGCTCCTATGAGGAATGTTGCTGCCACACATTTTAGTGAGGAACGAATTCAGGAAGGATTTATGCGTCTCCAGGAATTAAGGTCATCTGTCATAACGTCTATGTTAAGAGGGATGAGACACGAACATTCTCGACAACTTGTTGGACGATATTTACACACTATGCAAGACTTTTACAGCCATTCCAATTGGGTTGAAATCGGGAATCGAGTGACAGCCCACGATGGTCTCACTAATAAAGAAATTTCTATACCTGTAGAGCCTATCGCAAAATCCAATCAAAAGAACTGCATTCAATGCACCCTAGCAAAGCAAAAGAGGAAGGGCTGCGGTAATTCTTCAATAACAGAGGAAATAACCAGTGGATATCAAAAAGGACAAAAGCCAGAGAATATCGTAAACTGCAGCCATGGCGAAATTCCAAACAAAGGCGGTGATAAAAAGCTACGAGGGGGAATGAATAAAGACTCCGGCTCAAGCCCCTGGTCAACTAAACACAG GCTCCACATGATGGCTGCCGAACTTGCCATAGAAGCAACAAAATCTTTCTTTGATGATCTTCGAAGTGTTATTGGCGACGATCGATTTGCACGCTTTCTAAATCTTCAGGCGGTGCGAACATTATCTCTAGTCATAGACGACACTGGAAGCATGATAA GTGAAATAATGGCTGTGAGAAAACTATCAACAGATTTTGCGCTGAAATCTAATAATTCTATAAACAAAACTCCTTTCATCTTCATCCTTGTGCCATTTAACGATCCCG AGGTTGGCCCAGTGACAATAACAAGTGACCCGGATAGGGTCATTAAAGCCGTTAATTCGCTATCAGGGGATGAAGGAAAGGACTGTCCTGAACTTGGCATGATGGGATTGTACCAAGCACTTCTCCACAGTCTTCAAGATTCTGCTCTTTATTACTTCTCTGATGCTGATGCAAAAGATTTGGATCTTGTGCCAGTGGTGCTCTCATTGGCCAAACAAAAGAGAGTTAAGCTGAATTTTGTATTGAGTGGCAAATGCTCCTACCGTCGAAAACGAAGATCGGTGCCACTGACACATGTTGGACTGGCGGGATCACAACATGTCTACCAAGTCTTAGCTGCAGTTACCGGGGGCCAGGTTCTTCACACTCGTAAGAGTGAAATGCTGTTTGTGATGGATTTAATAGGCTCACAAGTTTCTGCTGGAGCTGCAAGTGATCTTATTGAG GTTATCTTGTTGGACGTTAGAAGTGACACAAAGCAAGAAGTGCGCAATGTTTCTTACCTAATTCAAGCTGATGACACCCTCAGGAATGTTCTTATAGTGCTCTCTGCTGAGGGAAGCCCTCACATTACACTATTCAACCCATCAG AAACCAAGCCAATCAAAGTAAAGATGACGAGAAATTTCGATCGTGCTATACACGTCACCGAAGTTGAGAGTTTCGAAGGTGGACCGATTGAAATCCGTGTGTGGTGCAATGGGCCCTACAGTCTGCAGGTTACTGGCCGTAGTGCACTTGACTTCACTTATCAGCTGTCGTCCATCGACAATGCTGACACGAACGGCGCAAAAACTATTCAAGGTGACCCTGTGAAAG GTCAGACCTTGCTGTTAAACATCGCATTCACCAAGCCACGACTGTTAAGCGAGGTGACATTTCTCTCGTTGGTCAATACAAACGGAACAGTTTTGGAGTCATTTTCAGTCCAGAGAGGGCAAGGAATAGACACAAATTCATTTAATGTCGTGTTTGCTCCCACCGTTCAAAGATTTCGTTTCCTCATCACTGCAAAAACAACCGGAGGAAAAATATTGCAACGCATAAAACCAACTGAAATTAGAATGGAGACAGTGGAGCTAAGTTTTGATGACCGATCAGTCAACAACTTCAGCAGAATATTCGCCGGTATTCCGCGTAAAATACCACTGAAGATAAAGAATGTAGGATCAGCACAGATCTTGACATTGAAGGCAAATGATGATCTTGGATTTGTCCAGTCTGTAAATCCTGGTCGCCTTGTTGTTGCCCAGAATAAGACTGTTCAATCTACCTTGATAGTGAAAGCCCCAAGTGATGTAATCCCTGGAGACACCACTACTGTTACGGTGTATGCGACACAATCAAACAGTCAACAACCGTCCAACTACATGGTCTTTTATGTTAGCGTCGCAGTAGAG aACAGTGAGTTATTTCCACCGAGCTGTGCCGTTGGGAAACCAGCAGAAAAGTGCGATGAAGTGTATGATCATCCAAACTGCTCGCATACGATATGGACATCAAACATTAGTGTGTTTAAGATGGGAAAAGGACTGCCGCCAACCATTTCAACAAAAGCTCCCAGGCACGGTCTCCTAACAG TTGCACCGCCGCTGACCGAAAGGACCCTCAATTCGTCTGTTACAGCTGTTTTCTCATCTACATGTTGTCACCCATCGGCCAGCATAATCGTAGTTGATCGTTTTGGCAACACAGGTTACTGCAATATTACTACAGTCACGCCAGTCATAAACATTAAAGCTCAAGCAGAGTCTACTGAAATTGATATTTTCCTGggggagaaaacaaaaattcaatttgCTGTTACGAATCTTGGAACAGAAGGATACTTTACACTTGAGATATCAGAGGACAAACACTTCACTGGATACGTTACACCTCTAAATGTGAAGTTGAGCCATAAGGAATCTGCTAGAGGTCTACTAGTGTTGACGGGGCTGAGTGAGTCAAGGGCCACAAAGTCAAGCCTTGTATTCACAGCAGTACCGCACACAAAAACAACCAATACTTCACACGTGAAGTTATTGAAAATCAACGTAACTGTTGGTATCAAAAGGCCAAAACAGCTTCCATTGGGATGGAACATAAGTTCTGCTCTCAGTGAAGACTTTGTTGCAATACGATATGGCAGCATGCAGGCAAGCGCTCAActcacattgaaaaacaatggCATAGCTGGGACATTTGATTTGAAG GTTTCATCCTCAGAGTTTGTTTTGGGGAAGTTTGCACAGGATACCGTGTATCTCAACACTGGCGAAAAGGTTCTTGTAGAGTTGATCTTGACAGCGAAGAAAAATCTCAACATTAAAGAAACATTATTGCTGGGAACTGTTGCAAGAAGAGAAGGAACTGGAGGAGAGAAAATCAAACTACAACGCCTAAAGATCAAAATCCTCCGTCGTGAACTTGAGAGCAAATCACCGACATTGAAGTCTTCGGTACCAAATAGGAAGGTTGCGATTCAACCGGGATCTACGTTGACAGTCAATTTCACCGTGACAAATGCTGGCAGAGATCAACAATTCTTCTTTAAG GTTTCGAGTCCAAAGTCTCTTGAATGTCGGGTGGTTCCAGAATCTGCCttcataaaagaaaacatgacttTGTCAGGAAAAGTGATCATAATATCTGCTATTGACGCTGAACGAGGACACATGCAAGTGAATGTGACAGCGCTTGCTTCAGCAGAGCAAAGATCAGAAACTAGTATACTGAGCATTGCTATCTACATCTCTGAGACCCCGCTCTTCCCGGGTGAAGTAGCAgatgaaataaaggaaaaggATCAGAGCAGTGGAATCATTAAAATCATTGCAATAGCAGTGGGTTGTCTATTACTCcttattttgatattattcTTTATTTGCTTATGTATGAAAAAACGGGGCTCCTGGACGGTGTGGAAAGACTCGAAAAcaccaacaaaaaaagacaggGAAAAAGCAGGCAATAAACCACAGTTGGTTTGA
- the LOC141883816 gene encoding solute carrier family 2, facilitated glucose transporter member 3-like — protein MTCSMITASFYAMDEEGVRRTEPLSSSEKEELIPRNRKAVSKSGWTSWLVYTAAVVVLGSSFQFGYGTSVMNAPEENIKKHFRKDGSFSDIMWSSAVAIFAVGGMFGVTVGQVTANSLGSKRALFLNNIPAIIGSVMMFSSYFAEGPALLIIGRFVFGFNNGVNTAVAPVYLSEIAPIRLRGALGVLNQFGIVLGLLSGYILGLKQLLGTDQGWPYLLGFGSFIALLQILTLPFCPRSPRYLLLKLDDEPKTVEALIKLRGTSDVREDIEEMRIEQEQHLREEKINVFTLLQMSELRAPLFISLVLQVAQQFSGINAVFYYSTSIFRSAGVQEDRVASCFIGIVSVVMTGITVKVVEIMGRRSLMLWGLGGMFIFYAVMTISFRFEHLRGMNYVSVISTLLCVTFFQLGPGPIPWFITAELFSQAPRPAAVAVVGVVNWLSNFVIGLVFPSMQKALYPYTFVVFIVLVGVFFAFTLFFVPETKGKTIQEISSRFSRKKQTPCNIARNMDPFIEE, from the exons ATGACCTGCTCTATGATCACCGCCAGCTTTTATGCAATGGACGAGGAAGGGGTCAGAAGGACTGAGCCATTATCGAGTTCGGAAAAAGAGGAGCTCATTCCAAGAAATCGGAAAGCTGTGTCCAAGTCTGGTTGGACATCCTGGTTGGTTTACACCGCAGCTGTAGTTGTCTTGGGATCGTCCTTTCAATTTGGATACGGCACGTCCGTTATGAATGCCCCCGAAGAG AAtatcaaaaaacattttagaaaAGATGGAAGTTTTAGTGATATAATGTGGTCCTCTGCAGTGGCAATTTTTGCAGTAGGTGGCATGTTTGGTGTTACTGTTGGTCAGGTAACAGCTAATTCACTTGGCAG TAAGAGAGCCCTATTTCTAAACAACATACCAGCCATCATTGGCTCTGTGATGATGTTCTCTTCATACTTTGCTGAAGGACCAGCATTACTAATAATAGGACGATTTGTTTTTGGATTTAATAATG GTGTTAACACTGCTGTAGCCCCTGTATATTTATCAGAGATTGCTCCCATCAGACTTCGCGGTGCCCTTGGTGTACTGAACCAGTTTGGCATAGTCTTGGGATTGCTTTCTGGATACATCTTGGGGCTAAAACAG TTACTTGGCACAGATCAGGGCTGGCCATATTTGCTTGGATTTGGTTCTTTCATTGCTCTGCTTCAAATCCTGACACTTCCATTCTGTCCAAGAAGCCCACGCTATCTCTTGCTTAAACTTGACGATGAACCCAAGACTGTGGAAG caCTCATAAAACTGAGAGGAACTAGTGATGTGAGAGAGGATATCGAGGAAATGAGG aTCGAGCAAGAACAGCATTTaagagaagagaaaataaatgtCTTCACGTTGCTCCAAATGAGCGAACTGAGGGCCCCACTCTTTATTAGTTTAGTTTTACAAGTGGCTCAGCAGTTCAGTGGAATCAATGCT GTGTTTTATTATTCGACGTCAATATTTAGATCAGCTGGGGTGCAAGAGGACCGTGTGGCCTCCTGTTTTATTGGTATAGTTAGCGTTGTGATGACTGGCATAACT gtAAAAGTTGTAGAGATCATGGGTCGCAGATCTTTGATGCTGTGGGGTCTCGGCGGCATGTTTATATTCTATGCTGTGATGACGATCTCTTTTCGTTTTGAA CATTTGAGGGGAATGAATTACGTATCAGTGATTTCCACACTACTTTGTGTAACATTCTTCCAACTTGGTCCAG GTCCTATCCCATGGTTCATCACAGCTGAACTGTTTTCTCAAGCTCCGAGACCTGCTGCAGTGGCTGTTGTGGGGGTCGTTAACTGGCTGTCAAACTTTGTTATTGGACTAGTTTTTCCATCAATGCAG AAAGCCTTGTATCCATACACCTTCGTGGTTTTCATAGTCTTGGTTGgagttttctttgcttttacgTTATTTTTCGTTCCTGAGACCAAGGGAAAAACTATCCAGGAAATATCCAGTCGTTTTAGTAGAAAGAAACAAACCCCGTGTAATATAGCCAGGAATATGGACCCCTTTATTGAAGAATGA
- the LOC141883817 gene encoding F-box only protein 42-like — MADGKGQSTSNEVQCYFSRIPVEILEKIISYLSPYGDLSGAKRVCRLWRDLITRICKQRVQNFNEAVRTGNLRIRNVSTKSRMSPLPRFSHGSCIVGERMYIYGGCSSSNTAFNDLYFLDLRERRWIKPSTTGNPPPPRECATLVVYDNKYLLIFGGWCQPARMGINSVAKFFDDLYSFDIFTSSWKSPIITTGNDPRPCKRAGHGACVLDHKMVIFGGAQRELRFNDVWVLELTKMTWSCPNIRGKKPSGRFGHSQMAIDNHTILILGGCGGPNLLFGDVWILDTANWIWQEIEVKNRHWEAPQLWCHPAVRVNDTVVVFSKPCHQGHTLSSEEIRVTGLDGFLPMQAFILDCSTIRSHFSCSWKTPAVTLGSPPATSLHSVVVARGEILIFGGMFSRWSDSTPQTSANIVAVFSST; from the exons ATGGCGGACGGGAAAGGTCAAAGTACGTCAAATGAGGTACAGTGTTATTTTTCTCGAATTCCAGTGGAAATCTTGGAGAAGATTATATCTTATTTGTCGCCTTATGGAGATTTATCCGGCGCCAAACGAGTATGTCGCTTGTGGCGTGATCTGATTACCAGGATTTGCAAACAACGTGTTCAGAACTTCAACGAAGCTGTAAGGACTGGCAATCTGCGTATTCGTAATGTGTCTACTAAGTCGCGTATGTCTCCTTTACCTCGATTTTCTCATGGCTCCTGTATTGTTGGAGAAAGGATGTATATATATGGTGGCTGTTCGTCCTCTAATACGGCATTTAATGACCTTTATTTTCTGGATCTAAGAGAAAGACGTTGGATCAAGCCTTCAACCACTGGCAACCCTCCACCTCCTAGAGAATGTGCGACTTTAGTGGTTTATGACAACAAATATCTTCTCATATTCGGTGGCTGGTGTCAGCCAGCTAGAATGGGAATTAATTCTGTGGCAAAGTTTTTTGATGACTTGTATAGCTTTGATATTTTTACCTCTTCATGGAAATCACCAATTATTACGACTGGAAATGACCCTCGACCCTGTAAGAGAGCTGGACATGGAGCATGTGTTCTAGATCATAAAATGGTGATATTTGGAGGGGCTCAAAGAGAGCTCAG GTTTAATGATGTATGGGTGTTGGAATTGACAAAGATGACATGGAGTTGTCCTAATATTCGAGGCAAAAAGCCCTCGGGCAGATTTGGGCATTCACAG ATGGCAATAGACAATCATACCATTCTTATTCTTGGTGGGTGTGGTGGGCCAAATTTG ttatttGGTGATGTATGGATTTTGGATACCGCTAACTGGATTTGGCAGGAGATCGAAGTCAAGAACCGTCATTGGGAAGCACCGCAATTATGGTGCCATCCAGCAGTTCGAGTTAATGACACAGTTGTTGTGTTTAGTAAACCTTGTCATCAAGGACATACTTTATCCTCAGAAGAAATAAGAGTAACTGGTCTGGATGGCTTCTTACCCATGCAGGCATTTATTCTGGATTGCAGTACAATACGATCACATTTTTCGTGCTCTTGGAAGACTCCGGCAGTAACTCTAGGTTCACCTCCTGCTACCTCATTGcattctgttgttgttgcgaGAGGCGAAATACTGATCTTTGGTGGTATGTTTTCAAGGTGGTCAGACTCAACTCCACAAACAAGCGCGAACATAGTAGCTGTCTTCTCCTCcacttga
- the LOC141883815 gene encoding von Willebrand factor A domain-containing protein 7-like isoform X1 codes for MAVFYAFVVSFALLYHFTAAFLPFIHLGPKAEASPTTLDHASITKFGLLQSMVSFFKENPQYILRGALGNTGDLSNIFISADSPNDTDKLFSNVKSAKHLQNAIKEIQASVAEVDTAPMRNVAATHFSEERIQEGFMRLQELRSSVITSMLRGMRHEHSRQLVGRYLHTMQDFYSHSNWVEIGNRVTAHDGLTNKEISIPVEPIAKSNQKNCIQCTLAKQKRKGCGNSSITEEITSGYQKGQKPENIVNCSHGEIPNKGGDKKLRGGMNKDSGSSPWSTKHRLHMMAAELAIEATKSFFDDLRSVIGDDRFARFLNLQAVRTLSLVIDDTGSMISTVVLNSCGEIMAVRKLSTDFALKSNNSINKTPFIFILVPFNDPEVGPVTITSDPDRVIKAVNSLSGDEGKDCPELGMMGLYQALLHSLQDSALYYFSDADAKDLDLVPVVLSLAKQKRVKLNFVLSGKCSYRRKRRSVPLTHVGLAGSQHVYQVLAAVTGGQVLHTRKSEMLFVMDLIGSQVSAGAASDLIEVILLDVRSDTKQEVRNVSYLIQADDTLRNVLIVLSAEGSPHITLFNPSETKPIKVKMTRNFDRAIHVTEVESFEGGPIEIRVWCNGPYSLQVTGRSALDFTYQLSSIDNADTNGAKTIQGDPVKGQTLLLNIAFTKPRLLSEVTFLSLVNTNGTVLESFSVQRGQGIDTNSFNVVFAPTVQRFRFLITAKTTGGKILQRIKPTEIRMETVELSFDDRSVNNFSRIFAGIPRKIPLKIKNVGSAQILTLKANDDLGFVQSVNPGRLVVAQNKTVQSTLIVKAPSDVIPGDTTTVTVYATQSNSQQPSNYMVFYVSVAVENSELFPPSCAVGKPAEKCDEVYDHPNCSHTIWTSNISVFKMGKGLPPTISTKAPRHGLLTVAPPLTERTLNSSVTAVFSSTCCHPSASIIVVDRFGNTGYCNITTVTPVINIKAQAESTEIDIFLGEKTKIQFAVTNLGTEGYFTLEISEDKHFTGYVTPLNVKLSHKESARGLLVLTGLSESRATKSSLVFTAVPHTKTTNTSHVKLLKINVTVGIKRPKQLPLGWNISSALSEDFVAIRYGSMQASAQLTLKNNGIAGTFDLKVSSSEFVLGKFAQDTVYLNTGEKVLVELILTAKKNLNIKETLLLGTVARREGTGGEKIKLQRLKIKILRRELESKSPTLKSSVPNRKVAIQPGSTLTVNFTVTNAGRDQQFFFKVSSPKSLECRVVPESAFIKENMTLSGKVIIISAIDAERGHMQVNVTALASAEQRSETSILSIAIYISETPLFPGEVADEIKEKDQSSGIIKIIAIAVGCLLLLILILFFICLCMKKRGSWTVWKDSKTPTKKDREKAGNKPQLV; via the exons ATGGCTGTTTTTTATGCTTTTGTGGTTTCCTTCGCGTTACTTTACCATTTTACGGCAGCCTTTTTGCCGTTCATTCACTTAGGGCCTAAAGCGGAAGCATCACCTACAACACTCGATCATGCAAGCATAACAAAATTTGGACTACTACAGAGTAtggtgtcatttttcaaagaaaatccTCAATACATCCTCCGCGGTGCCTTAGGTAATACTGGGGACTTATCAAACATTTTCATCTCAGCCGATAGTCCAAACGATACCGATAaacttttcagcaatgttAAATCTGCAAAGCATTTGCAGAACGCCATAAAAGAAATACAGGCTTCAGTTGCGGAAGTGGACACCGCTCCTATGAGGAATGTTGCTGCCACACATTTTAGTGAGGAACGAATTCAGGAAGGATTTATGCGTCTCCAGGAATTAAGGTCATCTGTCATAACGTCTATGTTAAGAGGGATGAGACACGAACATTCTCGACAACTTGTTGGACGATATTTACACACTATGCAAGACTTTTACAGCCATTCCAATTGGGTTGAAATCGGGAATCGAGTGACAGCCCACGATGGTCTCACTAATAAAGAAATTTCTATACCTGTAGAGCCTATCGCAAAATCCAATCAAAAGAACTGCATTCAATGCACCCTAGCAAAGCAAAAGAGGAAGGGCTGCGGTAATTCTTCAATAACAGAGGAAATAACCAGTGGATATCAAAAAGGACAAAAGCCAGAGAATATCGTAAACTGCAGCCATGGCGAAATTCCAAACAAAGGCGGTGATAAAAAGCTACGAGGGGGAATGAATAAAGACTCCGGCTCAAGCCCCTGGTCAACTAAACACAG GCTCCACATGATGGCTGCCGAACTTGCCATAGAAGCAACAAAATCTTTCTTTGATGATCTTCGAAGTGTTATTGGCGACGATCGATTTGCACGCTTTCTAAATCTTCAGGCGGTGCGAACATTATCTCTAGTCATAGACGACACTGGAAGCATGATAAGTACGGTGGTACTTAACTCGTGCG GTGAAATAATGGCTGTGAGAAAACTATCAACAGATTTTGCGCTGAAATCTAATAATTCTATAAACAAAACTCCTTTCATCTTCATCCTTGTGCCATTTAACGATCCCG AGGTTGGCCCAGTGACAATAACAAGTGACCCGGATAGGGTCATTAAAGCCGTTAATTCGCTATCAGGGGATGAAGGAAAGGACTGTCCTGAACTTGGCATGATGGGATTGTACCAAGCACTTCTCCACAGTCTTCAAGATTCTGCTCTTTATTACTTCTCTGATGCTGATGCAAAAGATTTGGATCTTGTGCCAGTGGTGCTCTCATTGGCCAAACAAAAGAGAGTTAAGCTGAATTTTGTATTGAGTGGCAAATGCTCCTACCGTCGAAAACGAAGATCGGTGCCACTGACACATGTTGGACTGGCGGGATCACAACATGTCTACCAAGTCTTAGCTGCAGTTACCGGGGGCCAGGTTCTTCACACTCGTAAGAGTGAAATGCTGTTTGTGATGGATTTAATAGGCTCACAAGTTTCTGCTGGAGCTGCAAGTGATCTTATTGAG GTTATCTTGTTGGACGTTAGAAGTGACACAAAGCAAGAAGTGCGCAATGTTTCTTACCTAATTCAAGCTGATGACACCCTCAGGAATGTTCTTATAGTGCTCTCTGCTGAGGGAAGCCCTCACATTACACTATTCAACCCATCAG AAACCAAGCCAATCAAAGTAAAGATGACGAGAAATTTCGATCGTGCTATACACGTCACCGAAGTTGAGAGTTTCGAAGGTGGACCGATTGAAATCCGTGTGTGGTGCAATGGGCCCTACAGTCTGCAGGTTACTGGCCGTAGTGCACTTGACTTCACTTATCAGCTGTCGTCCATCGACAATGCTGACACGAACGGCGCAAAAACTATTCAAGGTGACCCTGTGAAAG GTCAGACCTTGCTGTTAAACATCGCATTCACCAAGCCACGACTGTTAAGCGAGGTGACATTTCTCTCGTTGGTCAATACAAACGGAACAGTTTTGGAGTCATTTTCAGTCCAGAGAGGGCAAGGAATAGACACAAATTCATTTAATGTCGTGTTTGCTCCCACCGTTCAAAGATTTCGTTTCCTCATCACTGCAAAAACAACCGGAGGAAAAATATTGCAACGCATAAAACCAACTGAAATTAGAATGGAGACAGTGGAGCTAAGTTTTGATGACCGATCAGTCAACAACTTCAGCAGAATATTCGCCGGTATTCCGCGTAAAATACCACTGAAGATAAAGAATGTAGGATCAGCACAGATCTTGACATTGAAGGCAAATGATGATCTTGGATTTGTCCAGTCTGTAAATCCTGGTCGCCTTGTTGTTGCCCAGAATAAGACTGTTCAATCTACCTTGATAGTGAAAGCCCCAAGTGATGTAATCCCTGGAGACACCACTACTGTTACGGTGTATGCGACACAATCAAACAGTCAACAACCGTCCAACTACATGGTCTTTTATGTTAGCGTCGCAGTAGAG aACAGTGAGTTATTTCCACCGAGCTGTGCCGTTGGGAAACCAGCAGAAAAGTGCGATGAAGTGTATGATCATCCAAACTGCTCGCATACGATATGGACATCAAACATTAGTGTGTTTAAGATGGGAAAAGGACTGCCGCCAACCATTTCAACAAAAGCTCCCAGGCACGGTCTCCTAACAG TTGCACCGCCGCTGACCGAAAGGACCCTCAATTCGTCTGTTACAGCTGTTTTCTCATCTACATGTTGTCACCCATCGGCCAGCATAATCGTAGTTGATCGTTTTGGCAACACAGGTTACTGCAATATTACTACAGTCACGCCAGTCATAAACATTAAAGCTCAAGCAGAGTCTACTGAAATTGATATTTTCCTGggggagaaaacaaaaattcaatttgCTGTTACGAATCTTGGAACAGAAGGATACTTTACACTTGAGATATCAGAGGACAAACACTTCACTGGATACGTTACACCTCTAAATGTGAAGTTGAGCCATAAGGAATCTGCTAGAGGTCTACTAGTGTTGACGGGGCTGAGTGAGTCAAGGGCCACAAAGTCAAGCCTTGTATTCACAGCAGTACCGCACACAAAAACAACCAATACTTCACACGTGAAGTTATTGAAAATCAACGTAACTGTTGGTATCAAAAGGCCAAAACAGCTTCCATTGGGATGGAACATAAGTTCTGCTCTCAGTGAAGACTTTGTTGCAATACGATATGGCAGCATGCAGGCAAGCGCTCAActcacattgaaaaacaatggCATAGCTGGGACATTTGATTTGAAG GTTTCATCCTCAGAGTTTGTTTTGGGGAAGTTTGCACAGGATACCGTGTATCTCAACACTGGCGAAAAGGTTCTTGTAGAGTTGATCTTGACAGCGAAGAAAAATCTCAACATTAAAGAAACATTATTGCTGGGAACTGTTGCAAGAAGAGAAGGAACTGGAGGAGAGAAAATCAAACTACAACGCCTAAAGATCAAAATCCTCCGTCGTGAACTTGAGAGCAAATCACCGACATTGAAGTCTTCGGTACCAAATAGGAAGGTTGCGATTCAACCGGGATCTACGTTGACAGTCAATTTCACCGTGACAAATGCTGGCAGAGATCAACAATTCTTCTTTAAG GTTTCGAGTCCAAAGTCTCTTGAATGTCGGGTGGTTCCAGAATCTGCCttcataaaagaaaacatgacttTGTCAGGAAAAGTGATCATAATATCTGCTATTGACGCTGAACGAGGACACATGCAAGTGAATGTGACAGCGCTTGCTTCAGCAGAGCAAAGATCAGAAACTAGTATACTGAGCATTGCTATCTACATCTCTGAGACCCCGCTCTTCCCGGGTGAAGTAGCAgatgaaataaaggaaaaggATCAGAGCAGTGGAATCATTAAAATCATTGCAATAGCAGTGGGTTGTCTATTACTCcttattttgatattattcTTTATTTGCTTATGTATGAAAAAACGGGGCTCCTGGACGGTGTGGAAAGACTCGAAAAcaccaacaaaaaaagacaggGAAAAAGCAGGCAATAAACCACAGTTGGTTTGA